A stretch of DNA from Micromonospora sp. NBC_01813:
CCGCGCGGATCGCGATGGCGATGAGTACGTTCCGTACGCTGTTCTCCATCGCCTGGGTGGCCGGCCCACCACTGGCGTCGCTGCTACTCACCGTCGGCGGCTTCCGGCTCACCTACGCAGTATCCGCCCTGGTGTACGCCGTCGCGGCCGTCGTCGTCCTGGTCGCTTTCCGCCACCGCCGCCCGGACATCGGCGCGCAGCGGGACACCGACGGGTACGGGGCGGACGCCTCCCGCCGGACGATCTGGTTGAGTGTGGCCGCGTTCGTGCTGACCTGGGCTGCCAGCAACCTGGCCATCCAGGCCCTGCCGCTGCACGTCACCCAGGAGTTGGGGGCCGGCGTCGGGACCGCGGGTCTGCTCCTGGGCCTGTGCGCCGGGCTGGAGGTCCCGCTGATCCTCGGCTTCGGCTGGCTGTCCACCCGGCTCCCGGTGCACCGACTGCTGCTCGCCGGTGCCGTCTGCGGGGCGGCCTACATGGCGGTGGTCGCGGTCTCGGACACGGTGTGGCCGCTGCTGGTCGGGCAGTTGCTCAACGCGGCGTCGATCGCCGCGCTCAGCGGCCTCGGCATCACCTACATGCAGGACATGCTGCCCCGGCATCAGGGACGGGCCTCCACCCTCTATTCGAACGCCATCCCCACCGGCGCGCTCCTCGCCGGCCCGGTTCTCGGTGCCGCCCAGCACACCGGTTATCGCATGCCGTACGCGGTGGGCGCGCTGCTCTACGTCGGAACGCTCGGCCTGCTGCTGCTCGCCCGCCAGCGGGCGAGCCCGACCTGATCAGGCCGAGGCCGGTACGGGTACGTCACCCGGCGGGCGTCAGCTCGCGTACGCGGCGAGCAGTTGCAGCCGTTCGGCGGCGGCGCTGCCCGGTGCGGCGGTGTACGCGATCAGGATCGGCCCGGTGCGCCCCGGCGGCGCGTACGCATCCCAGTCGAGGTGCAGCTCGCCGACCTGCGGATGCAGGAACGTCTTGCTGCCGTTGACCGATTCGCGTACGTCGTGGCGGGCCCAGAGCTTGCGGAACTCCTCGCTGCGGATGCTGAGCGTGCCGACGATCTCCTGGGCGCGCGGGTGTTCCGGGTCGGCGGCGACCGCCGCCCGCAGGAAACCCAGGTAGTCCAGCACCGTCTCCTGCCAGCCGACGCACCGGCCGTGTGCCTCGGCGTAGCTGAACATGTCGATCAGGGCGTTGCTGGGGCCGATGCCCGGGTAGAGCGCGGCGGCCATCGGGTTCCAGGCGAGCAGGTCCAGGTGCCGGCTGACCACCACG
This window harbors:
- a CDS encoding helix-turn-helix transcriptional regulator, with product MTTTAYTRELADFLRNRRSRLRPEELGLEPGPRRRVVGLRREELALLAGVSTDYYQRMEQGRDVRPSDDVLTGIARALALNAEETRHLRALARRAQQPPKPRRRTRETVPESTHRLLHSLHTPAVVVSRHLDLLAWNPMAAALYPGIGPSNALIDMFSYAEAHGRCVGWQETVLDYLGFLRAAVAADPEHPRAQEIVGTLSIRSEEFRKLWARHDVRESVNGSKTFLHPQVGELHLDWDAYAPPGRTGPILIAYTAAPGSAAAERLQLLAAYAS
- a CDS encoding MFS transporter, with product MSRPDRTRPWGALGFVCLAVGLSTAMASPYLTLFLDDAVQASAGQIALCLVAAPVSSVVIATLVGRLSDRLPSRRGLLAAAASAGCLSSALTSVVRDFPVFLIITVTLTASAQVMVPQMFAYAREALAGSARIAMAMSTFRTLFSIAWVAGPPLASLLLTVGGFRLTYAVSALVYAVAAVVVLVAFRHRRPDIGAQRDTDGYGADASRRTIWLSVAAFVLTWAASNLAIQALPLHVTQELGAGVGTAGLLLGLCAGLEVPLILGFGWLSTRLPVHRLLLAGAVCGAAYMAVVAVSDTVWPLLVGQLLNAASIAALSGLGITYMQDMLPRHQGRASTLYSNAIPTGALLAGPVLGAAQHTGYRMPYAVGALLYVGTLGLLLLARQRASPT